The genomic stretch TGACATTACTTGGTATCTGCTTGACCGCTTACATCATCTAAATAACAAGATCAAAATTCAAGATTTCCCCCCGTTTCAGTCGTCCTCGTGCTAAAAATAGTACTAAACAAATGAGGAACAATATTTTTGCAGTTCAGAATTTTGTAAATTTGAGTTTTACATCAGACCTTTGGGATCCAAACAAACCAAATTCAAACATTGTACTACCACTCCGGGAATTCAACACATTATGATCCAACTAGTGTTTAAACAAAATCCAAATCTAAATAAACGAAACATACAGCAACACAACTGTTCAAATTTACCGCCTTAGGTGCAGAATGTTGGTCATGCTCAACTCCAGCTTCAGCCCAACATCGATAATCAAAGTAATGTTAGGAAATGTGAGGAAGCAAAATCAATGCTAATTTTACCAGAGGCCAGATCAAAAGATACTCATACTGAAGTTAGTAGCTCGTGGTTCAATCAAACATGAGATCGAAAGAAAGAAGCTTATATACCCCGGAAGTGTACCCCATCCTCGTGGATGAATGCTGTTCCACGTTAAAAGCAGAGTAAATGTCTTGGATGCCCACGATTCATAATTCCTTAGATGCCTTACTATGTTTCTCAAGCAAATTCTACAATTACATTTTCTGAAGCTCTTTTGAATCTTAATACTTGCTTAAGAAACTCAAGCTCCTCAACGGCTGTTAGTTTATTCTCCTCACACGTAATTACCAATTTTTCCAAGATGATGGCATTTCTCAGTACAAATTCTATTAGCTGGAGCTGACCTTCACGACATTTTCCATAGCCATATATGAAGACACTTTTTAGTAGGGGCATTTCACAAGAAGTAGATAACTCTGAGCTAAGTACTCCATCATCATCCTGCCATTAGTTAGAAAGAAGTCCGACAACAGTTAAAAGAGAAGGCTGGGCGCTATAAGTCGATTACGTAAAAGAAGAAAACCAGTTATGCTAACCTCACTTCTCGATGATCCAGCATCTACTACGAGCTCTTCCAAGTCCACTGAGCTTTTCATCAACTCAATAATAACTTGAAGACATCTTTCATTATCCCACCGTGGCTGCAAAGACAAACTCTGCCAACTATTTTGTAGAATATCCACCTTCTTTAAGCAACACAATTGCTGAATAAGAAGAAACCAAATATGTCTCGCATTACCCAAAACTGTGCAAGTATTCCATCAAATTTGCAACAAACAGTAAAACAGTAAAAAAGAGAGTGATGAAAACACAAAACCATAATCAAGTACTCAATTGTCAGTGACCACAGAACCGTCACCTAAATAGATTGAAGAAAACAATGTATCCCGACATCCTGTTACTTAATCCTCCGACTTTACATCGGcaattgaattattaatacagTCAGTCACCTTACTCAGTTTCTAAGCATTTGGTATGAATGTTGTGATTTTGCCAAGAATGAAAGGGAAAGGCATGATACACATTCAGATCATCAGTGTGTGCAGTGCATAACACCAAGAAATTCTACGCAAGAACCAGTAGATCAACAGGTAATACCAGCAAAAAACAAACACAGGGCAAAATATAGATGTTTCTTCCTCAATCCCATCTATACTGTCCATGTATGACAGTAGGgatcaaccaaggtcaacatttacCGACAAAGCTTCCCATTATATACAATactacagcagcagcagcaacaacattACCTATGTGCCAAGCATGTGGTTCGTGTACAATAAGAGGAAAAGTTGATATCAATTCACCACCAAAGCAAATGGGCACATTATCATTGAGAAAAAAACATTTCAGAGAGAAACAACAAGAAAAGTGAGCAATCGAGTTTGTTTAGTTGAAAAAATGAATCATATCTTGTCATCAAACATGGTAGATAATAATCTGTATTGAGCAAGTTTacctcaaaagaaaaaaaagacagAGACCAAGTTATACTCAATCAAAGGCCCTACAAATTTTGAACGAACAATTACTAAAACGCACCTTGAACGCTCCACCTGACAATGCAAAATCCCCAACATTTCGAAAGTGCCTCAAATATGCCTTTATTATTGGGCCAGACAAATCATTAGGTAATCCCTTGACAAACACGTCTTGAAGGGAGGAAACATCAATCACATCCAGCAGATTTGACTGAGAAGTTTCGTCTTGTCTATAAACTGCAATATTCAAACTTTCCACATGGGGGCAATTAAGAGTAAAAGGGCGGTCAGCCACGTCTATGTCCAGGTCCAACCTATTAGCACTTGGAGCAATAATGTTCAGATCTTGCAACCCTCGAGAGTTGTATACTTTCAGTTTTTGTATTGACGGGCATGCAGATATCAACTGGTTGAATGCCTTATTACTTCCGGTAACACTGACAAGCGATAATTTTCTTAAAGCTCCCATGTGGAGTTGAGATTGATGCACATACTCCACAAGCATACTACCCCAGAGTGTAAGCGTAACTAGAGATTGACTTGTGAAGACACATCGAGGTAGAACTATTTTATCATCATAATCACAATGGAAAACTAGATTTTTGACTTCTCTATCGGTAGCAAATTTCAGCCACACTTGAACGTCGTCAATAAGGCATGGATCTACAAGATCACTTTTACACTCCCCAATATCAAGGTAAAAAGAGTCGATGGTGGATCTTCTATGAAGCAACAACACATTTCGGACAAAGCGAGCAAAACGTGAAAATGCCTCACTTATGATTCGGTCTTTTTCTTCATAACCACCATCCTCGTTCTCATCACTAACGTCGTGATCATCGAAATCAAAGCTAAGAGCAGGAAGCATAGTCCAGAGATTTCCAAAGCGGCGGAGCAACATTGTTTTAACAGCATCTCGAGTAGGCATAAATGAAAGAATATGCACAATCACTTGATCAGGCATCTCACTCAACCTATCTAGGCCAACAACCTTTGAAGAACGCATACGCTTTTGGGGTTTCATGGTTCTTAAGTGAGTACCTGattatttttcaaaataaaatcttATTCACATTTCAGATAACAACACATCTATAACTAATAAAGATCATTTAACCCCACACACACTTTTCCCTTCATAAATAGTCCAATGAGACCATTTCAATTGAAAATAAAAGCACTGTAAAGTAATCACTAAAGACGTCAAATAGCTCACCGACAACAATAAAATGATCACttaaattaaattatgaaaaattaccaTCTACGCATAACTAAACTAATACATAGTAATATACACAAGGGATCGCAATTACGAGTCAAGATCCTCGCAATTACGGATAGGAAGCATTTCCGATCCTTCTAAGAAAAGCGGCAAAGTCTCATACCAAAACCCGAGGATGACTAATCAAATAGAACAATCGTAATAGACTGACAAAAATAGTTCAATTATCAATGATAACAAAATAAAGGAGATAGCGCCAGTAATAATACACCGAATCTCAGTACCACCCTCTTACTCCCTCTTAATCGTACAGATGTAGGGTCTCATACTTtatccgtcccggtcatttgtttacctttggtgtGACCGAGGAAAGAGGTCAAGACTAATTAATTGATGACAAGTGAACCAAATTGAGTGTACCAAATTGCTCATCAAACACATTCCCTAAATAGAATGGTAAACAATTAACTTAACTGACATccaaaatggaataggtaaaagaaagaccgggatggagggagtacaaaAAAAACGAGGATGACTAATCAAATAGCAATCGTAATAGAGTGAGAAAAATAGTTCAATTGTCAATAATAACAAAATTAAGGAGAAGGCGCCTCGCGCCTGCAGTAATACACCGAGTATCAGTACCAGCCTCTCACTCCTACAGATATAGGGTCTATTAACTTAAAATGACTGACCTTACATAAGGGCATATGATATGGGTACCACTCGGTGACGTTCTAGCATTATCCATGATTAAATAGTAGATTATGAAATGAATGGATAATCAACTGTACTTAAATTTCATGGTTTATCAATTGATTAACTAATCATGACAATTTCAATAATAAGGGTTCATATTTCATAGAAATGAGTAAATGCTGCTACTCTCTTCGTCTCAACCATTTGTTTGCTTTTTATTTTCTGTGagagatattttaatcaaagtcaaacaaatgattgagacggaacgAGTAATTAATTAGCCTAATTGGAAAAATAATACGACCTATCTCAAACTATAATCAAGGGTTCAATAAGGGTAGAGAAAATTTACCTGTCGAGGAAGAAAGGGGAAAGTAAGAAGAAAATGTGGCCTGCAAAATGCAAATGCAAGCGCTAACCAAAATAATAGCCCTGGCTGTCGGGTTTCTTATTAAGGTGTACTTGATTCTTAAGTTTGGTTGGCTTTGTGTTTCTATGAGGAATGAGAAATAAATGAGTCGGAACTCCGGATCTTCTGGTTCTTTACCGTGTCCTAGAGCTGTTTAAATGCGGGCTTAGGTCGGACATGGGTTGGGCTATGAAGGAAAAAGTTGTCCTTTAAGACCTTATTGGGTGGGCTGGGCCTTAATTATGGGTCAATTATCCTTGTCATTGCCCGCCCTTTAGTCAAAAGTCGAGCGACCCATGAACTAATGAGTTGTAACATGAAACTTCAATTTAAatgttttattaattaaaatattagcaactcttctataggaccgtcctatagcataggactgGCCCAATAGAAGAAAAGCCCAAGCAAAATCATTGATATATTaagtttttgattttattttgataactttatactttataataaaaactaacatatttaaatatgtaaGTTATTAATTTAAAATATTAGGTTATGAAAATAAAAGTATTATTTTAGATTTTTATTAAGTAATTATTTTAGGTTTTATGCTATTGGGTTAGTCCTACCTAAATATTAGTCTTATAGAacaatctataaatattattaaaaggctaccctaaaatgtccaattaagtccacgtagacaatgccacgtcACAATAATTTGTGTATCGTTTtttaccatgtcacattaaaagtttctatctataaaatcttattaaaaggctaacttaaaaaatgtgacattgtaagtttaattgtgacgtggcaacttttaatgtgacatggtaaaaaaagtgatatggattaccaatttaagaaaattaaaaaatataaagaaaaaaaaaatataaggtataaacacaaaaaaaaaagaaaaaaaaattgtaaaccattgatctcctctcataaattatttatttatttaaccattatttcctttatttaatgaaatgaccttttaacttccctttctttttcttttttttggtgaaatgtgagtagtATATATATCATAACGAGGGAAGAATTACAAGATAAGCAGAACTTTCCTTTaatcattactatatatactccgtgtttatgtaccatatttttttatttttctttcattcataaaattttgagagaatttgtaatagaatttttcatatatataactattatattcaccttaattttcaattttattcaaaaaaatagcacctaaagtatacatcgaaaagtaaactaattgtttcgttttttatttctcttatgttttgtattaattttttattattttatgtgtttgtattaatattgcaggagaatgaatttccaactttattcaaaaaattggtaggtaaggtatagctaaagaactaaattaattatttcgctttttattttcattatgtttttaattaattagaatcttattagttacttttttgtgtttatattaatattgcaggagaatgaattttcaactttattcaaaaaattggtaggtaaactatacaatgagaactaaattaattgtttcactttttatttttattatgttttgaatgaatctataaatattattaaaagagtaaaccttaaaagccacgtagacaatgccacctcATATTACTAAATGTCACCTTGCATTACCAAAATTTCACGTCATCAATCATCCATGTAGTATGACGTGTTTAATTAAGAGGGTAATTCGTGTTCGTATAACGATCCATTTAAAACGATAcacaaattaaaaaatatttacataaaaaataaattagcatAACAAGCATTAAATGTTGGCCCTTTTTAATTTCTagataaattaaaaaataattaatcaaaattcatactaaattttaaatttctacgTTTATTCTTAGAATATTTTAAGTAACAAAAAAATATCACACTATTCTAATTTTACGCCTTTATGAAATAATAcagaatttgtaaatattaatggcaataacatacttaacattaaacattgacattttaatttttaaaactacaattgcttaaacgaaaaataaaagtttacatcactctaattttaaattatttatatttgcaactccttcttaaatattattgcaataaacttgctcaatttcattaaattgaatacatatgtaaatctataaatatgatttataaataaaAGGGAAGACAAAATATCTACCGTTTTTTAGTTGGTAAGATAACTCCCTAAACAATTCTCAAACAATGtgtattttgtaaaaaaaaaataaaaaaaaagtagaCCTTTTattactctatatttatgtctatattaaattttcCTAATAATGAAAATCTATACAATATATAGTTAAAATCCTACTTAAAGTATTTAATTTTAATCGacatgtaatttttctattggctaataataattcaattatattaattacttgattatctaactaaaagtaatctATAAATACCATGTATTACATacttataaaatacaaacaaaataaaaaatattagttgcaaacacaaaaacaaattaatacaaactctttatttgcctctcataaatttgtatcaatctacctattcatttaatttttatttctttatttaataaatggtcttttggtttttcctcacaattattatactttgtatttattgatacccgtcgctgtgagtaccaaagataaaatttataattcctattaagactaacctaggctagtggtaacggTGGTCGATCCCATGAGGAGgcgttgtaaactttagttgtctaatgaaagtctaaggtaacaattatgggggttgatttgaattgttctatagctaatggcaataaaaggaaaataaactaaaaatacgaattaaacagataaaagaagggtactaggatgatcgggtcattatagcttagtggcaaagaaactaagtcggATCGAAATAAACAcgaggtaaggcgggaaataagaggtcctctcggtccactcctaacaaatagcatctctcgatctcgctaaaggtccctaatgtcactaatactaactttcgtcctgaaaagtgactaacggtctaaactatacctatctttcgatcttagcacagtttagtcgaattaattgacggtcaaataacctaccctatctttcgatctaatgggtcggtcacaaaataggtatctaactggtcgcatgcattcgattcgttaaatacaagattaaaaacaattaaaacgaaagataaccttacaaggtcagtcgatcgaccaactatgtcagtcgatcgactgacacgcgggttcagtccgtgttcaatctagtgccgcctagccataaatcgcctacatcctagcacaagctatttagctactcatggtgaatgtaaaaacaacaaataaactaacaacgattactgtattcatgcttaatgtaaataacaacaacgaaaatatgataattggctttggggcactaactatcgATTCTATACTAACAAGGGAAGTAAAACAATAAAtactgaaattagggcagaatgatTACCAAGATTAAAAGGGAAGATTAAGAGCAAAGGCAGAAATCCAATGTTAGAATcgataacccaaaaccctaacttgaAATAAGCTAGAACTAAAAGCACTGTATTGTGATCGAAACTTAGATGCAAAAACTTGATGTAAATTTCTGAATATTTAGACTTGAtgttggtgttacgttatatagaaataaacgcaacaacttatttctaaaacctaaacttcacgggccttgagattcacgactttctaattctcgtctggtaaagaaatctggtcgatcgactactcaggctggtcgatcgactgctcctcagcaacagtagcttctggatcccgatagttggtcgatcgactgatggaactagtcgatcgaccggatgagctgctacttgacttctttattctcgtggacttgtcttttgggccttggatcgcgcaccaagctcgttccttaagtgattcctttacgtcatttgcaatgcagattactcgggggcggatttggcttgatttcccgtcgaattcttcacatttctgcaataaagtacaaaatacggaagtagacggaaatagggagaaaagcaacaaatattacacaaatgagctctgaaatgcatgtaaaaagagatgtaaaacatcatataaatgacacgcatcatttatttcaccataattttttttatctcccccttagttcacaaaacattcttcttctctcaataaattcttgaaattaattagataattaattatataaattttcttacataaatattacaacaattctcttttttcatttttatccaaaaagttggtaggtaaagtatgcatatataatcAATagaattatttaaattttttattcttattatgttttgaattaattaagagttagaatcatatttaattattattgttgagtttgtattaaaattgcaggaggatgacatactcgcatatcaaaaacattgcatgaaatctggAAATAATGATTATGGAACTTCTTTGCAATTATCTTTTGACTTGaatatatttttcatttttattgagttttcctttttttttattatggtgtACGCGCAATATCAAATTTTAGTATGAATATCTAATTAttggtgacatgttacattatatattCCAATCCTTGGAATATTAATTGACAAATTTAATAAATTGTACTAAATTGTCTTACACCCTTTCGTGCACTTTATTAGTTTTCCGTGTACTCTTCAACTTGTATTTTGTCAATCAGGTTATAAATCAAATATCTTAGTCAACAAACAGAAATGGAAGTGTTGAAGTTATATGCTCCAAGGATATAAATTGGATCTTTTAATGTGGATCAAGGTAAATATTTTGCATGATTTTTTATTGGAATCCGATGATCATTCTCCAATTCATTGTTTCAACTTTGAAAGTTTTCAAGCCGTTAAATcattttttgttttccatcaaatattttcttctagGACTCCCAATATTTCTTCGACAAATGTTTTTTTGGTAATGATTTgtatatatttttcttttctcataatcaaTTGTTAAGAATATTTTCTAATTATCACCCCACTTCTCTTTTTTGTATATTTTTATATTAtcactttttttttaaatttctaCTTTGGGACGTGTTTTTTACCAAATGCTTCTTATAACtttttcaaaaattacaaaataaatgttATCGTTTAACGGTAAAATTCTCACATTACTCCACCTATTGCAAACTTTTTCCTAATCTTAATTATTGCGCACAAGCAAATGAGGCGATAATTAAAAAAATGGAAGTATAATAATACAAATTGTGCATCCTTAATTCTTTGGAATTCATTGGGATAGGCGTTAAAACTTCTCACATAAAAGTTCACCAACAACAAGAGATATAGAAATGACTCTAACTGATAAGAGATATAGATATGAAATTAGAATGATGTCATTGTTGAACAAATACATTTTCTCGTGTATCCTCCCAAAAATTGCtcacataaaatttattttaaaaaatattgaATGCGTATTATTCTAAAATTTTATTTGTATAAGTCACATGTCATCCACTCATTGCTAATAATTTAAGTATATCACTTAGATCTTTCATTATACAAAAatcatttcaataatatttttcCTAATACGTTGGAAATCAATTGAATTTACAAGGACGATGTTGCAAGACCGACAAATCGACAAGAattataaatgtattatttgctgAAAAAGTTAACAAACTCCTTTACatttaataaaataaacttgtaattttagcctaattagtaagataaacataagttgTATTTTAACAGAACACTTTCTACGCATTATTCATATCGTCTCTAATTGACTAAAGACAATATGTAAAATTCAgttattaaatatcatttaaatccattcatttatatattttacatttttactttattttacatttcttttttcattagaaTACATTAGGTAATAAAGAATATAATTAGATGTTCAAGTGTCCAACCTTTTGTTTCTTTTAGGATAAAAATGGGACCAAGATTATTAGAACGcaccaaaacaacactaaaaacaatatatcaagtactagAATATCAAAAGCCGTCAATGTTGAGTGAACTGAATAACCACCGTGACAAAGTCAGCGCCCTCGAAATCCAGAGACAATCTAAACACCGTAAAAAAAGTAGGGAACAAAAACAGAAAGGAGACCGACAGTgattaacacaacaagacaacaATCGGTAAAAAGATAAAGACAATGAGGACCGTAGCAAAATAAGAATAGTTTGCAAACTTAATATTTCACTGTTTGAATGcaattttacgtttttccataaTTTGTGTTGACTTTTGCTTCTAGGCTTTGAGAATAAGTTGTTTAAAGTGCTATGATGAAACACAAGACAATACAGTTTCCCATTTAATCTATATGCAATACTAGCCTTCGAAGTCAGAGAATGGACATTCGTATGTTCCCTAAAATGAGGGATTCATGGGTTTTGGTGTCATTGTTCAATAAAGAGTTTGTGATTTCCAACAAGTTCCAACTATTCTAATATAATAAATTCCCAAACCCCCTTAGATATAATATATCTTATCGGTCATGTGACAGGACCCTCTTTATTGTCTTGTCTAGGTATCCTACCAACATATCTTCAAGATTATAAGCAAGAAGACAAACAAGC from Silene latifolia isolate original U9 population chromosome 2, ASM4854445v1, whole genome shotgun sequence encodes the following:
- the LOC141642399 gene encoding F-box/LRR-repeat protein At3g26922-like, which translates into the protein MKPQKRMRSSKVVGLDRLSEMPDQVIVHILSFMPTRDAVKTMLLRRFGNLWTMLPALSFDFDDHDVSDENEDGGYEEKDRIISEAFSRFARFVRNVLLLHRRSTIDSFYLDIGECKSDLVDPCLIDDVQVWLKFATDREVKNLVFHCDYDDKIVLPRCVFTSQSLVTLTLWGSMLVEYVHQSQLHMGALRKLSLVSVTGSNKAFNQLISACPSIQKLKVYNSRGLQDLNIIAPSANRLDLDIDVADRPFTLNCPHVESLNIAVYRQDETSQSNLLDVIDVSSLQDVFVKGLPNDLSGPIIKAYLRHFRNVGDFALSGGAFKQLCCLKKVDILQNSWQSLSLQPRWDNERCLQVIIELMKSSVDLEELVVDAGSSRSEDDDGVLSSELSTSCEMPLLKSVFIYGYGKCREGQLQLIEFVLRNAIILEKLVITCEENKLTAVEELEFLKQVLRFKRASENVIVEFA